Proteins from a single region of Thamnophis elegans isolate rThaEle1 chromosome 17, rThaEle1.pri, whole genome shotgun sequence:
- the LOC116520095 gene encoding prelamin-A/C-like, producing METPAGQKRGPRSGAPPTAHSPARITRLQEKEDLQELNDRLAVYIDKVRSLESENAGLRLRVTESEEEVTREVVGIKAAYEAELGDARKTLDSVAKERARLQLELTKVREEFKELKAR from the coding sequence ATGGAGACCCCCGCCGGACAGAAGCGCGGCCCCCGCAGCGGGGCCCCCCCGACGGCGCACTCGCCCGCGCGCATCACCCGCCTGCAGGagaaggaagacctgcaggagcTGAACGACCGGCTGGCCGTCTACATCGACAAGGTGCGGTCGCTGGAGTCGGAGAACGCGGGGCTGCGGCTGCGCGTCACCGAGTCCGAGGAGGAGGTCACCCGCGAGGTGGTGGGCATCAAGGCGGCCTACGAGGCCGAGCTGGGCGACGCGCGCAAGACGCTGGACTCGGTGGCCAAGGAGCGCGCGCGGCTCCAGCTGGAGCTCACCAAGGTCCGCGAGGAGTTCAAGGAGCTCAAGGCCAGGTGA